A single region of the Ancylobacter novellus DSM 506 genome encodes:
- a CDS encoding FMN-binding glutamate synthase family protein, with the protein MSDHSNIPRTKPRASATFDDYTLSEIRRAAATGIYDIRGAGAKRKVPHFDDLLFLGASMSRYPLEGYREKCSTEVVLGTRFAKKPIELKIPITIAGMSFGSLSANAKEALGRGASAMGTSTTTGDGGMTNEERGHSIQLVYQYLPSRYGMNPDDLKRADAIEVVVGQGAKPGGGGMLLGQKITERVAAMRTLPVGIDQRSACRHPDWTGPDDLEIKIEELREITDWEKPIYVKVGAARPYYDTALAVKSGADVVVVDGMQGGTAATQEIFIEHVGIPTLAAVRQAVKALQDLGMHRKVQLIVSGGIRNGADVAKALALGADAVAIGTAALVALGDNDPHYQAEYEALGTTAGAYDDWHEGRDPAGITTQDPALMARLDPVAAGRRLANYLAVLTLECQTIARACGKSHVHNLEPEDLVALTIEAAAMAQVPLAGTDWVPGRNGSF; encoded by the coding sequence ATGTCGGACCACAGCAACATTCCGCGCACCAAACCCCGCGCGTCCGCCACCTTCGACGACTACACGCTATCGGAAATCCGCCGCGCCGCGGCGACCGGCATCTACGACATCCGCGGCGCCGGTGCGAAGCGCAAGGTCCCGCATTTCGACGACCTGCTCTTCCTCGGCGCCTCCATGTCGCGCTATCCGCTGGAAGGCTATCGCGAGAAGTGCTCGACGGAGGTCGTGCTCGGCACCCGCTTCGCCAAGAAGCCGATCGAGCTGAAGATCCCGATCACCATTGCCGGAATGAGCTTCGGCTCGCTCTCGGCCAATGCCAAGGAAGCGCTCGGACGTGGCGCCTCGGCCATGGGCACCTCGACCACCACCGGCGACGGCGGCATGACCAATGAGGAGCGCGGGCACTCCATCCAGCTCGTCTACCAGTACCTGCCCTCGCGCTATGGCATGAACCCCGACGACCTCAAGCGCGCCGACGCCATCGAGGTGGTGGTCGGCCAGGGCGCCAAGCCCGGCGGCGGCGGCATGCTGCTCGGCCAGAAGATCACCGAGCGCGTCGCCGCCATGCGCACGCTGCCCGTCGGCATCGACCAGCGCTCCGCCTGCCGCCACCCCGACTGGACCGGGCCGGACGACCTCGAGATCAAGATCGAGGAGCTGCGCGAGATCACCGACTGGGAGAAGCCGATCTATGTGAAGGTCGGCGCCGCCCGCCCCTATTACGATACGGCGCTGGCCGTGAAGTCGGGCGCGGACGTGGTGGTCGTCGACGGCATGCAGGGTGGCACCGCGGCGACGCAGGAGATCTTCATCGAGCATGTCGGCATCCCGACGCTGGCCGCCGTCCGGCAGGCGGTGAAGGCGTTGCAGGACCTCGGCATGCACCGCAAGGTGCAGCTCATCGTCTCCGGCGGCATCCGCAACGGTGCCGACGTGGCGAAAGCCCTGGCGCTCGGCGCCGACGCGGTGGCGATCGGCACGGCGGCGCTGGTGGCGCTCGGTGACAATGATCCGCACTACCAGGCCGAATACGAGGCGCTGGGCACCACTGCCGGCGCCTATGACGACTGGCACGAGGGTCGCGACCCCGCCGGCATCACCACGCAGGACCCGGCGCTGATGGCGCGGCTCGATCCCGTCGCCGCCGGCCGCCGGCTCGCCAACTACCTCGCCGTGCTGACGCTGGAGTGCCAGACCATCGCCCGCGCCTGCGGCAAGAGCCACGTCCACAATCTCGAGCCCGAGGATCTGGTGGCGCTCACCATCGAGGCCGCCGCCATGGCCCAGGTGCCGCTCGCCGGCACCGACTGGGTGCCGGGCAGGAATGGAAGCTTCTGA
- a CDS encoding protein glxC translates to MTAPTADATFFDLAAAPLRELNSALHKLSADTNETYWKVANPAGRHAVAAGLDVPVTVEIDGPVGYYCGGMNKQARIIVNGNAGVGVAENMMSGLVHVKGDASQAAGATAHGGLLIIDGNASARCGISMKGIDIVVKGSVGHMSAFMAQAGTLTVLGDAGDALGDSLYEAKLFVRGSVAGLGADCIEKEMREEHKALLAAKLEAAGILGEVDIGEFRRYGSARTLYHFHVDNVSSY, encoded by the coding sequence ATGACTGCCCCGACCGCCGACGCTACTTTCTTCGATCTCGCGGCCGCACCGCTGCGCGAGCTCAACTCCGCCCTGCACAAGCTTTCCGCCGACACCAATGAGACCTATTGGAAGGTCGCCAACCCCGCCGGCCGCCACGCCGTCGCCGCCGGGCTCGACGTGCCCGTCACCGTCGAGATCGACGGGCCCGTCGGTTACTACTGCGGCGGCATGAACAAGCAGGCGCGCATCATCGTCAACGGCAATGCCGGCGTGGGCGTCGCCGAGAACATGATGAGCGGCCTCGTCCATGTGAAGGGCGACGCCAGCCAGGCGGCCGGCGCCACCGCCCATGGCGGCCTCCTCATCATCGACGGCAACGCCTCGGCGCGCTGCGGCATCTCGATGAAGGGAATCGACATCGTGGTGAAGGGCTCGGTCGGCCATATGAGCGCCTTCATGGCGCAGGCCGGTACCCTCACCGTGCTGGGCGACGCCGGCGACGCGCTGGGCGACTCTCTCTATGAAGCCAAGCTCTTCGTGCGCGGCTCGGTCGCCGGCCTCGGGGCCGACTGCATCGAGAAGGAGATGCGCGAGGAGCACAAGGCGCTGCTGGCCGCCAAGCTGGAGGCCGCCGGCATCCTCGGCGAGGTCGATATAGGCGAGTTCCGCCGCTACGGTTCGGCCCGCACGCTCTATCATTTCCACGTCGACAACGTGTCGAGCTACTGA
- a CDS encoding class II glutamine amidotransferase has product MCGIVGLFLKDKKLEPELGAMVAQMLDVMCDRGPDSAGFAVYGAGMPGFVKLTLRGPAGTDFSALGAAIGHLVTPRDTHAVLSVPVAEEATVRAALARIAPDVRVVGAGARMELYKEVGLPADVAKRFKLETMSGTHAIGHTRMATESAVTTDGAHPFSTGPDQCLVHNGSLSNHAGVRRLLAREGLPVTTENDSEVAAAYLTYRMRGGDSLGEALEHSLDDLDGFYTFVVGTESGFGVLRDPIACKPAVMAETDGYVAFGSEYRALAGLPGIESARVFEPEPAKVYFWDRAA; this is encoded by the coding sequence ATGTGCGGCATTGTCGGCCTGTTCCTGAAGGACAAGAAGCTCGAACCCGAGCTCGGCGCCATGGTGGCGCAGATGCTCGACGTCATGTGCGACCGCGGGCCGGATTCGGCCGGCTTCGCCGTCTATGGCGCCGGCATGCCGGGCTTCGTGAAGCTCACTTTGCGCGGCCCCGCCGGCACGGACTTTTCCGCCCTCGGCGCCGCGATCGGCCATCTCGTCACCCCGCGCGACACCCACGCGGTGCTGAGCGTGCCGGTGGCGGAAGAAGCCACCGTGCGCGCGGCGCTGGCCCGCATCGCCCCTGACGTCCGCGTGGTCGGTGCCGGCGCCCGCATGGAGCTCTACAAGGAGGTCGGCCTGCCCGCCGACGTCGCCAAGCGCTTCAAGCTGGAGACCATGTCCGGCACCCATGCCATCGGCCATACCCGCATGGCGACCGAGAGCGCGGTGACCACCGACGGCGCCCATCCCTTCTCCACCGGCCCGGACCAGTGCCTGGTGCATAACGGCTCGCTGTCGAACCACGCCGGCGTGCGCCGCCTGCTCGCCCGCGAGGGGCTGCCGGTGACCACCGAGAACGACAGCGAGGTCGCCGCGGCCTACCTCACCTACCGCATGCGCGGCGGCGACAGCCTCGGTGAGGCGCTGGAGCACTCGCTCGACGACCTCGACGGCTTCTACACCTTCGTCGTCGGCACCGAGTCCGGCTTCGGCGTGCTGCGCGACCCCATCGCCTGCAAGCCCGCCGTCATGGCCGAGACCGACGGCTACGTCGCCTTCGGCTCCGAGTACCGAGCTCTCGCCGGCCTGCCGGGCATCGAGAGCGCCCGCGTCTTCGAGCCTGAACCCGCCAAGGTCTATTTCTGGGACCGCGCCGCGTGA
- a CDS encoding helix-turn-helix domain-containing protein: MVRSKREPDLTDTSRRPAAKAETTNEDLSTGSGAPLVNERTLEQALGQQVRAVRRELELTVSDLASAAGISVGMLSKIENGLISPSLATLQAISSALNVPISTLFTTFEEKRDCSYVPAGQGVRIERRGTKVGHQYELLGHALGGDVVVEPYLITLSEEAVSYTGFRHAGVEFIHMLSGEVIYRHGDRTYHLRPGDSLLFDSAANHGPEELLVRPMTYLSIIIYPRQPG; this comes from the coding sequence ATGGTCCGGTCGAAAAGGGAGCCAGACTTGACCGACACGTCCCGCAGGCCGGCCGCCAAGGCAGAGACGACGAATGAGGATCTCAGCACCGGGTCGGGCGCGCCGCTCGTCAATGAGCGCACGCTGGAGCAGGCGCTCGGCCAGCAGGTGCGCGCGGTGCGGCGCGAGCTCGAGCTCACCGTCTCCGACCTCGCCAGCGCGGCCGGCATTTCGGTCGGCATGCTGTCGAAGATCGAGAACGGGCTGATCTCGCCCTCCCTCGCCACGCTGCAGGCGATCTCCAGCGCGCTCAACGTGCCGATCTCGACCCTGTTCACCACCTTCGAGGAAAAGCGAGACTGCTCCTATGTGCCCGCCGGCCAGGGCGTGCGCATCGAGCGGCGCGGCACCAAGGTCGGGCACCAGTACGAGCTGCTCGGCCATGCGCTCGGCGGCGACGTGGTGGTCGAGCCCTACCTGATCACGCTGAGCGAGGAGGCGGTGTCCTATACCGGCTTCCGCCATGCCGGGGTGGAGTTCATCCACATGCTCTCCGGCGAGGTGATCTACCGCCACGGCGACCGCACCTACCACCTTCGCCCCGGCGATTCGTTGCTGTTCGATTCCGCCGCCAATCACGGGCCGGAGGAATTGCTGGTGCGGCCGATGACCTATTTGTCGATCATCATCTATCCGCGCCAGCCGGGGTAA
- the sthA gene encoding Si-specific NAD(P)(+) transhydrogenase codes for MYDYDMIVIGSGPSGRRAAVQSAKIGKSVLVIEKGRRVGGVSVHTGTIPSKTLRETVLNLSGWRERGFYGRAYRVKQDIGAGDLMARLHKTLDHEVEVLEHQFARNGVKNARGEARFLDPHTIEITGETGEIETVTGEHVLIAVGTKPFRPDYVPFNGMTVFDSDEIVDLPKLPRSLAVIGAGVIGVEYATIFSALDVAVTLIEPRTSFLDFIDKELIEEFTHELRDRNVGLRLGAAVTSITLGPDERPVCKLADGRTVQADMLLFAAGRVGATDRLNLDAAGLNVDHRGRLKVDPKTLQTEVPHIYAAGDVIGFPSLASTSMEQGRVAACHAFGLEPPPPPEFFPYGIYSVPEMSTVGMSEEEVRKREIPYECGIARFRETSRGHIMGLSNGMMKMIFSVKTRRLLGVHIVGEGATELIHIGQAVLNLKGTIDYFIENTFNYPTLAEAYKIAGLDAWNRMPRV; via the coding sequence ATGTACGACTACGACATGATCGTCATCGGCAGCGGTCCCTCCGGGCGCCGCGCCGCCGTGCAGTCCGCCAAGATCGGCAAGTCGGTGCTGGTGATCGAGAAGGGCCGCCGCGTCGGCGGCGTCTCGGTCCACACCGGTACCATCCCCTCGAAGACGCTGCGCGAGACGGTGCTGAACCTCTCCGGCTGGCGCGAGCGCGGCTTTTATGGCCGCGCCTACCGGGTAAAGCAGGACATCGGCGCCGGTGACCTGATGGCGCGGCTGCACAAGACGCTCGACCACGAGGTCGAGGTGCTGGAGCATCAGTTCGCGCGCAACGGGGTGAAGAACGCGCGCGGCGAGGCGCGCTTCCTCGACCCGCACACCATCGAGATCACCGGCGAGACCGGCGAGATCGAGACGGTGACCGGCGAGCACGTCCTCATTGCCGTGGGCACCAAGCCGTTCCGCCCGGATTACGTGCCGTTCAACGGCATGACTGTGTTCGACAGCGACGAGATCGTCGACCTGCCCAAGCTGCCGCGCAGCCTGGCGGTGATCGGCGCCGGGGTGATTGGGGTCGAATACGCCACGATCTTCAGCGCACTGGATGTCGCGGTGACGCTCATAGAGCCGCGCACGAGCTTCCTCGACTTCATCGACAAGGAGCTGATCGAGGAATTCACCCATGAGCTGCGCGACCGCAATGTCGGCCTGCGCCTCGGCGCGGCGGTCACCTCGATCACACTCGGCCCCGATGAACGCCCGGTGTGCAAGCTGGCTGACGGGCGCACCGTGCAGGCGGACATGCTGCTCTTCGCCGCCGGCCGCGTCGGCGCCACCGACCGGCTGAACCTCGACGCGGCGGGGCTTAACGTCGACCATCGCGGGCGGCTGAAGGTCGATCCGAAGACGCTGCAGACCGAGGTGCCGCACATATACGCCGCCGGCGACGTGATCGGCTTCCCCAGCCTCGCCTCCACCTCGATGGAGCAGGGCCGCGTCGCCGCCTGCCACGCCTTCGGCCTGGAGCCGCCTCCGCCGCCGGAGTTCTTCCCCTATGGCATCTATTCGGTGCCGGAGATGTCGACGGTCGGCATGAGCGAGGAGGAGGTGCGCAAGCGCGAGATCCCCTATGAGTGCGGCATCGCCCGCTTCCGCGAGACCTCGCGCGGCCACATCATGGGGCTGAGCAACGGCATGATGAAGATGATCTTCTCGGTGAAGACGCGCCGTCTGCTCGGCGTGCACATCGTCGGCGAGGGCGCGACCGAGCTGATCCACATCGGCCAGGCGGTGCTCAACCTGAAGGGCACGATCGACTATTTCATCGAGAACACGTTCAACTACCCAACGCTCGCCGAGGCCTACAAGATCGCCGGCCTCGACGCATGGAACCGCATGCCGCGGGTCTAG
- the folD gene encoding bifunctional methylenetetrahydrofolate dehydrogenase/methenyltetrahydrofolate cyclohydrolase FolD, with amino-acid sequence MVETRIIDGKAFAEKLRKRVASEVTAFHAATGVTPGLAVVLVGEDPASSVYVRNKGKQTVEAGMASIEHKLPASTTQAELLALIATLNTEKEVHGILVQLPLPGHIDAQAVLSTIDPAKDVDGFHVVNAGRLAVGIDALVPCTPLGCVMLLKDALGSLAGLEAVVVGRSNIVGKPLAQLLLREDCTVTIAHSRTRDLPEVCRRADILIGAVGRPEMIRGDWIKPGATVIDVGINRITGPNGKHRLVGDVAFEEAQGIAGAITPVPGGVGPMTIACLLANTLTAAKRQVGS; translated from the coding sequence ATGGTCGAGACCCGGATCATCGACGGCAAGGCCTTCGCGGAGAAGCTGCGCAAGCGCGTGGCGAGCGAGGTGACCGCCTTCCACGCCGCGACCGGCGTGACGCCGGGCCTCGCGGTGGTGCTGGTCGGCGAGGATCCGGCCAGCTCCGTCTATGTGCGCAACAAGGGCAAGCAGACTGTGGAGGCCGGCATGGCCTCCATCGAGCACAAGCTGCCGGCGAGCACCACGCAGGCCGAACTGCTGGCGCTGATCGCCACGCTCAACACCGAGAAGGAAGTGCACGGCATCCTCGTGCAGCTTCCCCTGCCCGGCCATATCGACGCGCAGGCGGTGCTGTCCACCATCGACCCGGCCAAGGACGTCGACGGTTTCCACGTCGTCAATGCCGGCCGGCTCGCGGTGGGTATCGACGCGCTGGTGCCCTGCACGCCGCTCGGCTGCGTGATGCTGCTCAAGGATGCACTCGGCTCGCTCGCCGGGCTGGAGGCGGTGGTGGTCGGGCGCTCCAACATCGTCGGCAAGCCGCTGGCGCAGCTCCTGCTGCGCGAGGACTGCACCGTCACGATCGCCCACTCGCGCACCCGCGACCTACCCGAGGTGTGCCGGCGCGCCGACATCCTCATCGGCGCAGTGGGCCGGCCGGAGATGATCCGCGGCGACTGGATCAAGCCGGGCGCCACCGTGATCGACGTCGGCATCAACCGGATCACGGGGCCGAACGGCAAGCACCGGCTGGTGGGCGACGTGGCTTTCGAGGAAGCGCAAGGCATCGCCGGCGCCATCACCCCTGTCCCCGGTGGCGTCGGCCCGATGACCATCGCCTGCCTGCTGGCGAACACACTGACGGCGGCGAAGCGGCAGGTGGGTTCCTAG
- the purU gene encoding formyltetrahydrofolate deformylase, protein MTDMTEPYVLTLSCPDRPGIVAAVASFLFERGGNILEAQQFDDTESGRFFMRVVFDRAADSGAIAELKAEFEAVAEKFALNWRLRGRNQKRRVMLLVSKFDHCLADLLYRWRIGEIPMEIAGIIANYPRETYAHLDFADIPFHYLPVTKQTKMEQEAQLWELFQKSGAEVAVLARYMQVLSDGLSAKLSGRCINIHHSFLPGFKGAKPYHQAHERGVKLIGATAHYVTSDLDEGPIIEQDVERISHQDTADDLVRKGRDIERRVLARALAWHLDDRVLLNGHRTVVFRD, encoded by the coding sequence ATGACCGATATGACCGAGCCCTACGTCCTCACCCTCTCCTGCCCCGACCGCCCCGGCATCGTCGCCGCAGTGGCGAGCTTCCTGTTCGAGCGCGGCGGCAACATCCTGGAAGCGCAGCAGTTCGACGACACGGAGAGCGGCCGCTTCTTCATGCGCGTCGTGTTCGACCGCGCTGCCGATTCCGGGGCCATCGCGGAGCTGAAGGCGGAATTCGAGGCGGTGGCGGAGAAGTTCGCGCTGAACTGGCGCCTGCGCGGGCGCAACCAGAAGCGCCGGGTGATGCTGCTGGTCTCCAAGTTCGACCACTGCCTCGCTGACCTGCTCTATCGCTGGCGCATCGGCGAGATCCCGATGGAGATCGCCGGCATCATCGCCAATTACCCGCGCGAGACCTACGCCCATCTCGATTTCGCGGACATCCCGTTCCATTATCTGCCGGTCACCAAGCAGACCAAGATGGAGCAGGAAGCCCAGCTTTGGGAGCTGTTCCAGAAGTCCGGCGCCGAAGTGGCGGTGCTCGCCCGCTACATGCAGGTGCTGTCGGACGGGCTCTCGGCCAAGCTTTCGGGGCGCTGCATCAACATCCACCACTCCTTCCTGCCCGGCTTCAAGGGCGCCAAGCCCTATCACCAGGCGCATGAGCGCGGGGTGAAGCTGATCGGCGCCACCGCCCATTACGTCACCTCCGACCTCGACGAAGGCCCGATCATCGAGCAGGACGTGGAGCGGATCAGTCACCAGGACACCGCTGATGACCTGGTGCGCAAGGGCCGCGACATCGAGCGCCGCGTGCTCGCGCGGGCGCTGGCCTGGCATCTCGACGACCGTGTGCTGCTAAACGGCCACCGCACCGTCGTTTTCCGCGACTGA
- a CDS encoding sarcosine oxidase subunit gamma, with amino-acid sequence MADRSSHDPLAGIAFDRLPPAGAYGVAGEPGVVASIAEPFVALVVARPGKAASVVDRLNRAFSVTLADRPHAAIEGNTTVIGTAPGRFLVLSRTDADLFGTLRAILGTEAMVTEQSDGNVTFSVTGDRAPDMLAKGALIDLDPVAFHVGDAATTVIAHIGVTLWRSGEKNWRVLVGRSYEASFTRFLIASAAEYGLRLENQGSEGRG; translated from the coding sequence GTGGCTGACCGTTCGTCTCACGACCCTCTCGCCGGGATCGCCTTCGACCGGCTGCCGCCGGCCGGCGCCTATGGCGTCGCGGGCGAGCCGGGCGTGGTCGCCTCCATCGCCGAGCCCTTCGTCGCCCTCGTCGTCGCCCGGCCGGGCAAGGCGGCGAGCGTGGTCGACCGCCTGAACCGCGCCTTCTCGGTCACGCTGGCCGACCGCCCGCACGCCGCCATCGAGGGCAACACCACCGTCATCGGCACCGCGCCGGGCCGCTTCCTCGTGCTGTCGCGCACCGACGCCGACCTCTTCGGCACGCTGCGCGCCATCCTTGGCACCGAGGCCATGGTGACAGAGCAGAGCGACGGCAATGTCACCTTTAGCGTCACTGGTGACAGGGCGCCGGACATGCTCGCCAAGGGAGCGTTGATAGACCTCGATCCGGTCGCCTTCCATGTGGGCGACGCTGCCACCACCGTCATCGCCCATATCGGCGTGACGCTGTGGCGGAGCGGCGAGAAGAACTGGCGGGTGCTGGTGGGGCGCAGCTATGAGGCGAGCTTCACCCGTTTCCTGATCGCCAGCGCCGCCGAATACGGTCTGCGTCTGGAAAACCAGGGTTCTGAGGGACGAGGTTGA
- a CDS encoding sarcosine oxidase subunit alpha family protein, whose amino-acid sequence MSRAQRNRLDAGGLIDRSQVLDFFFDGRRYRGHAGDTLASALLANGVRLVGRSFKYHRPRGIFSAGAEEPNALVELRDGGRREPNTRATVAELYDGLEATSQNRWPSLGLDVLSVNRLVSPFLGAGFYYKTFMWPAKAWEKLYEPFIRRAAGLGRAAEGNDPDHYEKATTFCDVLVIGAGPAGLMAALAAGRTGARVILADEDFLPGGRLNAEVHEIGGQPGAAYAAHVAAELASLPNVRVMPRTTVFGVYDGGTYGALEKVGDHLRVPAPFQPRHRFWRIVARRAVLAAGATERPIVFGGNDRPGVMLAGAVGTYVQRFAVRPGRHVALFANNDAAWRGMLAAQAAGANVEAIVDVRGDVASVLTEAAKAKGIRIFTGARVIATHGKKLRTIDVAASGRGRETLYIDTLAVSGGWSPAVHLTCHHGGKPVWNEAVAAFVPGSTPPGLAVAGAANGSFALGAILKEGAQQGAEAAEALGFPVPPLDVPHTSEESTALKPFWHVADSKGAAFVDLQNDVTAKDVGIAHREGFRSVEHLKRYTTLGMATDQGRTSNVTGLAIMAELTGASIAETGTTIFRPPYTPVSLGALAGHHRGKDFRPVRLTPTHEWAARQGAVFVETGPWLRAQYFPRKGEKDWLETVTREVKAVRSSVGLIDVSTFGKIDLQGPDVGAFLDRVYINTFSTLAVGKARYGVMLREDGMVMDDGTTARLAPEHYVMTTTTANAAKVFQHLEFCLQVLWPELDVSLASVSEHWAQIAIAGPVARTVLSRVVDKGVDVSDAALPFMGAIEGTVMGGVKARLFRLSFSGELGYEIAVPARQGAKLAQALMQAGHEYGITPYGTEALGVMRIEKGHVSGNELSGQTTAGDLGLGRMASAKKDYIGRVMAGRPGLVDPDRPSLVGFRPADRTKRLRAGAHFLGLGAPADTAHDEGYMTSVAYSPQLGHWIGLGLLKGGAKRIGDRVRAYDPVRGEEFELEVCAPAFIDPQGERLRG is encoded by the coding sequence ATGAGCCGCGCCCAGCGCAACCGTCTCGATGCCGGCGGCCTGATCGACCGCTCGCAGGTGCTCGACTTCTTCTTCGACGGCCGCCGCTATCGTGGCCATGCCGGCGACACGCTGGCCTCGGCGCTGCTGGCGAACGGCGTGCGCCTGGTCGGCCGCTCGTTCAAGTACCATCGCCCGCGCGGCATCTTCTCCGCCGGCGCGGAGGAGCCGAACGCGCTGGTCGAGCTGCGCGACGGCGGCCGGCGCGAGCCCAACACCCGCGCCACCGTCGCCGAGCTCTATGACGGGCTGGAGGCGACCAGCCAGAACCGCTGGCCCTCGCTCGGCCTCGACGTGCTGAGCGTGAACCGGCTCGTTTCGCCCTTCCTCGGCGCCGGCTTCTATTACAAGACCTTCATGTGGCCGGCGAAGGCGTGGGAGAAGCTCTACGAGCCCTTCATCCGCCGCGCCGCCGGCCTCGGCCGCGCAGCCGAAGGCAATGACCCCGACCATTATGAGAAGGCCACCACCTTCTGCGACGTGCTGGTGATCGGCGCCGGCCCGGCCGGGCTGATGGCGGCGCTCGCCGCCGGGCGCACCGGCGCCCGCGTCATCCTCGCCGACGAGGACTTCCTGCCCGGCGGTCGCCTGAATGCCGAGGTCCACGAGATCGGCGGGCAGCCGGGCGCCGCCTACGCCGCCCATGTCGCCGCCGAGCTGGCGAGCCTGCCCAATGTGCGGGTGATGCCTCGCACCACCGTGTTCGGCGTCTATGACGGCGGCACCTATGGCGCGCTGGAGAAGGTGGGCGATCATCTGCGCGTGCCGGCGCCCTTCCAGCCGCGCCACAGGTTCTGGCGTATCGTGGCGCGGCGCGCCGTGCTGGCGGCCGGCGCCACCGAGCGGCCCATCGTCTTCGGCGGCAATGACCGACCGGGCGTGATGCTGGCCGGCGCGGTCGGCACCTATGTGCAGCGCTTCGCCGTGCGGCCGGGCCGACACGTCGCCCTCTTCGCCAATAACGACGCCGCCTGGCGCGGCATGCTGGCGGCGCAGGCCGCCGGCGCCAATGTCGAGGCCATCGTCGATGTGCGCGGCGACGTTGCCTCAGTGCTGACCGAGGCTGCGAAGGCGAAGGGCATCCGGATCTTCACCGGCGCGCGCGTGATCGCCACCCACGGCAAGAAGCTGCGCACCATCGACGTCGCCGCCTCCGGGCGCGGGCGCGAAACGCTCTATATCGACACGCTCGCCGTCTCCGGCGGCTGGTCGCCGGCCGTCCACCTCACCTGCCATCACGGCGGCAAGCCGGTGTGGAACGAGGCCGTCGCGGCCTTCGTGCCCGGCAGCACGCCGCCCGGCCTCGCGGTCGCCGGCGCGGCGAATGGCAGCTTCGCCCTGGGCGCCATCCTGAAGGAAGGCGCGCAGCAGGGCGCCGAAGCCGCGGAGGCGCTCGGCTTCCCGGTGCCGCCGCTCGACGTGCCGCATACGAGCGAGGAAAGCACCGCCCTCAAGCCCTTCTGGCATGTGGCGGACTCGAAGGGGGCCGCCTTCGTCGACCTGCAGAACGACGTCACCGCCAAGGATGTCGGCATCGCCCATCGCGAGGGCTTCCGCTCGGTCGAGCATCTCAAGCGTTATACGACGCTCGGCATGGCGACCGACCAGGGCCGCACCTCCAATGTCACCGGCCTCGCCATCATGGCCGAGCTGACCGGCGCTTCCATCGCCGAGACCGGCACGACGATCTTCCGCCCGCCCTACACGCCCGTCTCCCTGGGCGCGCTGGCCGGGCATCACCGGGGCAAGGATTTTCGCCCCGTGCGCCTGACGCCCACCCATGAATGGGCGGCCAGGCAGGGCGCGGTCTTCGTCGAGACCGGCCCGTGGCTGCGCGCGCAATATTTCCCGCGCAAGGGCGAGAAGGACTGGCTGGAGACCGTCACCCGCGAGGTCAAGGCGGTGCGCTCGTCGGTCGGGCTGATCGACGTCTCGACCTTCGGCAAGATCGACCTGCAAGGCCCGGACGTCGGCGCCTTCCTCGACCGCGTCTACATCAACACCTTCTCGACACTTGCCGTCGGCAAGGCGCGCTACGGCGTCATGCTGCGCGAGGACGGCATGGTGATGGACGACGGCACCACCGCCCGGCTGGCGCCCGAGCACTATGTGATGACCACGACCACGGCGAACGCCGCCAAGGTCTTCCAGCATCTCGAATTCTGCCTGCAGGTGCTGTGGCCGGAACTCGACGTCTCGCTCGCCTCGGTCTCCGAGCACTGGGCGCAGATCGCCATCGCCGGCCCGGTGGCGCGCACCGTGCTGTCCCGCGTCGTCGACAAGGGCGTCGATGTGTCCGATGCCGCCCTGCCCTTCATGGGCGCGATCGAAGGCACGGTGATGGGCGGGGTGAAGGCGCGCCTCTTCCGCCTCTCCTTCTCCGGCGAGCTCGGCTATGAGATCGCCGTGCCGGCCCGGCAGGGAGCGAAGCTGGCGCAGGCGCTGATGCAGGCCGGCCACGAATACGGCATCACCCCCTACGGCACCGAGGCGCTCGGCGTGATGCGCATCGAGAAGGGCCACGTCTCCGGCAACGAATTGTCCGGCCAGACCACGGCCGGCGATCTCGGCCTCGGCCGCATGGCCTCGGCCAAGAAGGATTATATTGGCCGCGTCATGGCCGGCCGGCCGGGCCTCGTCGACCCCGACCGCCCGAGCCTCGTCGGCTTCCGGCCGGCGGACCGGACGAAGCGCCTGCGCGCAGGCGCGCATTTCCTCGGCCTCGGCGCGCCGGCCGACACGGCGCATGACGAGGGCTACATGACCTCCGTCGCCTATTCACCGCAGCTCGGCCACTGGATCGGCCTCGGCCTGCTCAAGGGCGGGGCGAAACGCATCGGCGACCGGGTGCGCGCCTATGACCCGGTGCGCGGCGAGGAATTTGAGCTAGAGGTCTGCGCGCCGGCCTTCATCGATCCGCAAGGGGAGCGTCTGCGTGGCTGA
- a CDS encoding sarcosine oxidase subunit delta, translating into MRIPCPYCGERDAHEFAYLGDATPARPDPAAEDAEQRFHDYVYLRDNPAGAHIEWWYHANGCRQWLKVERDTRTHAIAGARAAREADTPAGDAA; encoded by the coding sequence ATGCGCATTCCCTGCCCCTATTGCGGCGAGCGCGACGCCCACGAGTTCGCCTATCTCGGCGACGCCACGCCGGCGCGGCCCGATCCCGCCGCCGAGGACGCGGAGCAGCGCTTCCACGACTACGTCTACCTGCGCGACAACCCGGCCGGCGCCCACATCGAGTGGTGGTACCACGCCAATGGCTGCCGCCAGTGGCTGAAGGTCGAGCGCGACACCCGCACCCATGCCATCGCCGGCGCCCGCGCCGCGCGCGAGGCCGACACGCCGGCGGGAGACGCCGCATGA